Proteins encoded by one window of Pseudomonas tructae:
- a CDS encoding cupin domain-containing protein has protein sequence MTLTAIKQTIQLNELDAWGTVADLGSEILEGEVRAFGKMTFGAPTDPVSSAYFGTTTGKFRMVYPFNEQAVVVTGQVRLTDEATGVSRTYNPGDSWFVSKGTPVLWEILSESFVKHYFAVV, from the coding sequence ATGACCCTGACTGCCATCAAACAGACTATCCAGCTCAACGAACTCGACGCCTGGGGCACCGTAGCCGACCTGGGCTCGGAAATACTCGAAGGCGAAGTGCGCGCCTTCGGCAAGATGACCTTCGGCGCCCCGACCGACCCGGTCAGCAGCGCCTACTTCGGCACCACCACCGGCAAGTTCCGCATGGTCTACCCGTTCAACGAACAGGCGGTGGTGGTCACAGGCCAAGTGCGTTTGACCGATGAAGCAACCGGAGTGAGCCGCACCTACAACCCGGGTGACAGCTGGTTCGTCAGCAAGGGCACGCCTGTGTTGTGGGAGATTCTCAGCGAGAGCTTTGTGAAGCATTACTTTGCGGTGGTCTGA
- a CDS encoding NAD(P)/FAD-dependent oxidoreductase: MINIETPTYYTATKKYNLSFPTLEEDVDADVVIIGGGFSGINTALELAEKGITNIVVLEARYLGFGGTGRNGGQIMAGIGHDLEKIKQHVGDDGLRQIFEISDLGADIIKKRIAKYAIDADFCHGYGYLGFNARQEKTLRAWEKDFKSVNSQHEIRFLGGSEVKQIIGSDAYSSALLHMGGGHVHSLNLLLGEAKALSEHGVRLFENSPALQVQYGERIRVRTGRGSVTASKLLWACDSFLNKLEPELHRSTINTYAFQMMTEPLSDELIQRISPIRGAYSDIRPVIDYYRVTNENRLLFGAATPLVEHIPRDLKAWNRNLMLKIFPYLKDVKIDLAWGGPMACSPNLFPQIGTLPGRRNAFYVQGYSGFGVTPSHIICKVLAEGMSEGSARYDLISSVPRPTIPAKDQLRSVLLTAGKSWHQLSGYWNGRR, encoded by the coding sequence ATGATCAACATCGAAACGCCGACCTACTACACCGCCACCAAAAAATACAACCTGAGCTTCCCCACCCTGGAAGAGGACGTGGACGCCGACGTGGTCATCATCGGCGGCGGCTTCTCCGGGATCAACACGGCCCTGGAGCTGGCGGAAAAAGGCATCACCAATATCGTCGTGCTCGAGGCCCGCTACCTGGGCTTTGGCGGCACCGGGCGCAATGGCGGGCAGATCATGGCCGGCATCGGCCACGACCTGGAGAAGATCAAACAGCACGTCGGCGACGACGGTCTGCGGCAGATCTTCGAGATCAGCGACCTGGGCGCCGACATCATCAAGAAGCGTATCGCCAAGTACGCCATCGACGCCGACTTCTGCCACGGTTACGGCTACCTGGGCTTCAATGCCCGCCAGGAAAAGACCCTGCGCGCCTGGGAAAAGGACTTCAAGTCGGTCAACTCCCAGCACGAGATCCGTTTTCTCGGTGGCAGCGAGGTCAAGCAGATCATCGGCTCCGACGCCTACAGCAGTGCCCTGCTGCACATGGGCGGCGGCCATGTGCATTCGCTCAACCTGTTGCTCGGTGAAGCCAAGGCGCTCAGCGAACACGGTGTGCGCCTCTTCGAGAACAGCCCGGCGCTGCAGGTGCAGTACGGCGAACGCATCCGCGTGCGTACCGGGCGCGGTTCGGTGACCGCCAGCAAGCTGCTGTGGGCTTGCGACAGCTTCCTCAACAAACTGGAACCGGAGCTGCACCGCTCGACCATCAACACCTACGCCTTCCAGATGATGACCGAGCCGCTGTCGGACGAACTGATCCAACGCATCAGCCCGATTCGCGGCGCCTACAGCGACATCCGCCCGGTGATCGACTATTACCGCGTAACCAACGAAAACCGCCTGCTGTTCGGCGCCGCCACGCCACTGGTGGAGCACATCCCCCGTGATCTCAAGGCCTGGAACCGCAACCTGATGCTGAAGATCTTCCCCTACCTCAAGGACGTGAAGATCGACCTGGCCTGGGGTGGGCCAATGGCCTGCAGCCCCAACCTGTTCCCGCAGATCGGCACCTTGCCCGGTCGGCGCAACGCCTTTTACGTGCAAGGTTATTCCGGCTTTGGCGTCACCCCCAGCCACATCATCTGCAAGGTCCTGGCCGAAGGCATGAGCGAAGGCTCGGCGCGTTATGACCTGATCAGCTCGGTGCCACGCCCGACCATCCCGGCCAAGGACCAACTGCGCTCAGTGCTGCTGACCGCTGGCAAATCCTGGCACCAGTTGTCCGGCTATTGGAATGGCCGGCGCTGA
- the hpaR gene encoding homoprotocatechuate degradation operon regulator HpaR has product MPQPRPSLTLTLLQAREAAMGFFRPSLNQHGLTEQQWRVIRILRQQGEMEIYRLAELACILKPSMTGVLVRMEAAGLVSRRKAEHDQRRVLVNLAHKGEEIFASMSQCMEGNYQRIQEQFGEQKLQALLGLLEELKQVRR; this is encoded by the coding sequence ATGCCCCAGCCACGCCCCTCCCTGACCCTGACCTTGTTGCAAGCCCGCGAAGCGGCCATGGGTTTTTTCCGCCCCTCGCTCAACCAGCATGGGCTGACCGAGCAGCAATGGCGGGTGATCCGTATCTTGCGCCAGCAGGGGGAAATGGAGATCTACCGCCTGGCGGAGCTGGCCTGCATCCTCAAGCCGAGCATGACGGGCGTGCTGGTGCGCATGGAGGCTGCCGGGCTGGTCAGCCGGCGCAAGGCCGAGCATGACCAGCGCCGGGTGCTGGTCAACCTGGCGCACAAAGGCGAGGAGATTTTTGCCTCGATGAGCCAGTGCATGGAGGGCAACTACCAGCGGATCCAGGAGCAGTTTGGCGAGCAGAAGCTGCAGGCGCTGCTGGGCTTGCTGGAGGAGTTGAAGCAGGTACGGCGGTAG
- a CDS encoding multidrug effflux MFS transporter yields the protein MHSAASTPTARVGFAISLALIGALGPSAVDMYLASMPSIASEFATSYAGVQLTLTVFLLAMGAGQLLFGPLVDTLGRRRPLLAGLLVFVLSSLAAAAAPDLNSLLLARFIQGLGSALTLVVIMSMVRDVAEGARAAQIFALLMTIEGLAPVIAPALGGFVGAHLGWRAIMLVLAVLGVLVLINSALMLKETLPQDKRMAWQPRAFLRTYVRIASDRQFLRPALALSAVFFFLFAYIGGAAFVYQHHFGLSVEAFGTLFGATGVAILLGAITAGRLVARKGLVRLARWGAACMLVGAVLVLAGALSSAGLAGIVAGMAVAMFGLGIAEATLMSLVMSSQNTALGSTAALLGAFQLIISSFATPLSGIMAPLGAAHWALLLGCSAVFVAVLVHVSTRDAEPHLQGLAGH from the coding sequence ATGCACAGTGCAGCCTCCACGCCGACCGCCCGGGTCGGCTTTGCCATTTCTCTGGCCCTGATCGGCGCCCTCGGGCCCTCGGCGGTCGACATGTACCTGGCCAGCATGCCGAGCATTGCCAGCGAGTTCGCCACCTCCTATGCCGGTGTGCAACTGACCCTGACCGTGTTCCTCCTGGCCATGGGCGCCGGGCAACTGTTGTTCGGCCCACTGGTCGATACCCTCGGCCGGCGCCGACCATTGCTTGCCGGTTTGCTGGTGTTCGTCCTCAGCTCCCTGGCCGCTGCAGCAGCGCCAGACCTCAATAGCCTGCTGCTGGCGCGCTTTATCCAGGGCCTGGGTAGCGCCCTGACCCTGGTGGTGATCATGAGCATGGTCCGCGACGTTGCCGAAGGTGCGCGGGCCGCGCAGATCTTCGCCTTGCTGATGACCATCGAAGGCCTGGCCCCGGTGATCGCCCCGGCGCTGGGTGGCTTTGTCGGTGCGCACTTGGGTTGGCGGGCGATCATGCTGGTGCTGGCGGTACTGGGGGTACTGGTGCTGATCAACTCGGCGCTGATGCTCAAGGAGACCTTGCCCCAGGACAAGCGCATGGCCTGGCAGCCACGGGCGTTCCTGCGCACTTATGTGCGTATCGCCTCTGACCGCCAGTTTCTGCGCCCGGCGCTGGCCTTGTCGGCGGTGTTCTTCTTTCTGTTTGCCTACATCGGGGGGGCGGCCTTCGTCTACCAGCATCATTTCGGCCTTTCGGTGGAGGCCTTCGGCACGTTGTTCGGGGCTACCGGCGTGGCCATTTTGCTCGGCGCCATCACTGCTGGCCGCCTGGTGGCGCGCAAGGGCCTGGTGCGCCTGGCGCGCTGGGGCGCGGCCTGCATGCTGGTCGGTGCCGTACTGGTACTGGCAGGTGCGCTGAGTTCGGCGGGGCTTGCGGGCATCGTGGCCGGCATGGCTGTGGCGATGTTCGGCCTGGGCATTGCCGAAGCGACCCTGATGTCCCTGGTGATGTCTTCGCAGAACACGGCACTGGGTTCGACGGCGGCCTTGCTGGGGGCGTTCCAGTTGATCATTTCGTCGTTCGCCACGCCATTGTCGGGCATCATGGCGCCCTTGGGCGCGGCGCACTGGGCGCTGTTGCTCGGCTGTTCGGCGGTATTCGTCGCCGTGCTGGTGCATGTGAGTACCCGCGATGCCGAGCCGCATCTGCAGGGCCTGGCTGGCCACTGA
- the hpaI gene encoding 4-hydroxy-2-oxoheptanedioate aldolase — protein sequence MDMPVNRFKQRLQRGEAQIGLWLGLAEPYCAELAANAGFDWLLIDGEHAPNDLRGMLGQLQAIAPYPAQAVIRPVIGDTALIKQVLDIGAQTLLVPMVESAEQARELVRAMHYPPKGVRGVGSALARASRWNSIPAYLDQADEQMCLLVQIESLQGLENLDAIAAVEGVDGVFIGPADLSASMGHRGNPGHPEVQAVIEQAIVRIQQAGKAAGILSADETLARRYLELGAGFVAVGVDTTVLMKGLQGLVGTFKGDVVAVSAPSVY from the coding sequence ATGGACATGCCCGTCAACCGCTTCAAACAACGCCTGCAACGCGGCGAAGCGCAAATCGGCCTATGGCTCGGCCTGGCCGAGCCGTACTGCGCCGAGCTTGCCGCCAACGCCGGCTTCGACTGGCTGCTGATCGACGGCGAACACGCGCCCAATGACCTGCGTGGCATGCTTGGCCAGTTGCAGGCCATTGCCCCTTATCCGGCCCAGGCGGTCATCCGCCCGGTAATCGGCGACACTGCGCTGATCAAGCAGGTGCTGGATATCGGCGCGCAAACCCTGTTGGTGCCGATGGTCGAAAGCGCCGAGCAGGCGCGCGAGCTGGTGCGCGCCATGCACTACCCGCCCAAGGGTGTGCGCGGCGTCGGCAGTGCCCTGGCGCGGGCCTCGCGCTGGAACAGCATCCCCGCTTACCTGGACCAGGCCGATGAGCAGATGTGCTTGCTGGTGCAGATCGAAAGCCTGCAAGGGTTGGAAAACCTCGACGCCATCGCTGCGGTCGAGGGCGTTGACGGGGTGTTTATCGGGCCGGCGGACTTGAGCGCGTCCATGGGCCATCGCGGCAATCCTGGGCACCCCGAGGTACAGGCGGTGATTGAGCAGGCGATCGTACGGATTCAACAGGCCGGCAAGGCGGCGGGGATTCTCAGTGCCGATGAGACCCTGGCGCGGCGCTACCTGGAACTGGGCGCCGGGTTTGTCGCGGTGGGAGTGGATACCACGGTGTTGATGAAGGGGTTGCAGGGGTTGGTGGGTACGTTCAAGGGGGATGTGGTGGCGGTGTCCGCTCCATCTGTGTATTGA
- a CDS encoding tautomerase family protein, with the protein MPHFIAEYTDNIEQQADLPGLFEKVHASLGASGVFPLGGIRSRGVRLDTWRMADGKHDYAFVHMTLKVGHGRDLATRTQVAQALFEVITAHFAELQGQRLLALSFEMIELHPQLNFKQNNVHAFLHNQAG; encoded by the coding sequence ATGCCGCATTTCATTGCCGAATACACCGACAACATCGAGCAACAGGCCGACCTGCCCGGCCTGTTCGAGAAGGTCCATGCCAGCCTGGGCGCCAGCGGCGTATTCCCGCTGGGTGGTATCCGCAGCCGTGGTGTACGCCTGGACACCTGGCGTATGGCCGATGGCAAGCATGACTACGCCTTCGTCCACATGACCCTGAAGGTCGGCCACGGTCGTGACCTGGCCACCCGCACCCAGGTCGCCCAGGCGCTGTTCGAGGTGATCACCGCGCATTTTGCCGAACTGCAAGGCCAGCGCCTGCTGGCCCTGTCATTCGAGATGATCGAGCTGCACCCGCAGCTGAACTTCAAACAGAACAACGTCCACGCCTTTCTCCACAACCAGGCGGGTTGA
- a CDS encoding MFS transporter — protein MSPANTAELAALAQHDSTHSKITWRLMPLLLICYLFAHLDRINIGFAKMQMSSDLHFSDTVYGFGAGLFFIAYALFGVPSNMALDRIGPRRWIATLMVVWGTLSTSMLWVESAQGFYVLRFLLGMAEAGFFPGILVYLNRWYPARRRGQITALFAIAVPMAGVVGGPLSGGILELFHDAAGLRGWQWMFLIEGAPVVLLGLVVLKCLPDSFESVSWLSSEQKQRLREQLSQEEQRKSITSFAGILRDSQVWLLVAVYFAVMLAVNTLAFWMPTLIHGAGIGSDGRVGLLSAVPYLAGCFFMIACGRSSDRQRERRWHLCVPLLMSAIGIAMAGLVPGNPVLVLGGLIIAGMGASAALPMFWQLPPAFLSNTTQAAGIALISSFGSIAAFLAPYLIGWMRDTTQSASLALFVLALFITLGGLLVLRTKAAIVNPQ, from the coding sequence ATGAGCCCAGCCAATACCGCAGAACTCGCCGCCCTTGCCCAACATGACTCGACCCACAGCAAGATCACCTGGCGGCTGATGCCGCTGCTGCTGATCTGTTACCTGTTCGCGCACCTGGACCGCATCAACATCGGCTTTGCCAAGATGCAGATGAGCAGCGACCTGCACTTTAGCGACACGGTCTACGGCTTTGGTGCCGGGCTGTTCTTCATCGCCTACGCGTTGTTCGGAGTGCCGAGCAACATGGCCCTGGACCGGATCGGGCCACGGCGCTGGATCGCCACCTTGATGGTGGTCTGGGGCACGCTGTCGACCAGCATGCTCTGGGTCGAGTCGGCCCAGGGGTTCTATGTTTTGCGCTTTTTGCTCGGGATGGCCGAAGCCGGCTTCTTCCCCGGCATTCTGGTCTACCTCAACCGCTGGTACCCGGCCCGCCGCCGTGGGCAGATCACGGCGCTGTTCGCCATCGCCGTACCCATGGCCGGTGTGGTTGGCGGGCCATTGTCCGGAGGCATTCTTGAGCTGTTCCACGACGCCGCCGGGCTGCGTGGCTGGCAGTGGATGTTCCTGATCGAGGGCGCGCCGGTAGTCTTGCTCGGCCTGGTGGTGCTCAAGTGCCTGCCGGACAGTTTCGAAAGCGTCAGCTGGCTGAGCAGCGAGCAGAAACAACGCCTGCGCGAGCAACTGAGCCAGGAGGAGCAACGTAAATCCATCACCTCCTTCGCCGGCATCCTGCGTGACAGCCAGGTCTGGCTGCTGGTGGCGGTGTACTTCGCGGTGATGCTGGCGGTCAACACCCTGGCCTTCTGGATGCCGACCCTGATCCACGGTGCCGGCATCGGCAGCGATGGCCGGGTCGGCCTGCTCAGCGCTGTGCCTTACCTTGCCGGGTGCTTTTTCATGATTGCCTGCGGGCGCTCCTCCGATCGTCAGCGTGAACGCCGCTGGCACCTGTGCGTACCGCTGCTGATGTCGGCCATCGGCATTGCCATGGCAGGCCTGGTGCCGGGCAACCCGGTGCTGGTCCTGGGCGGGCTGATCATCGCCGGCATGGGCGCCAGCGCCGCCTTGCCGATGTTCTGGCAACTGCCCCCGGCGTTCCTGTCGAACACCACCCAGGCCGCCGGCATCGCCCTGATCAGCTCGTTCGGCAGCATCGCCGCGTTCCTCGCCCCTTACCTGATCGGCTGGATGCGCGACACCACCCAGAGCGCCAGCCTTGCGCTGTTCGTGCTGGCGCTGTTCATCACCCTGGGCGGCTTGCTGGTGCTGCGCACCAAGGCTGCCATCGTCAACCCTCAGTAA
- the hpaH gene encoding 2-oxo-hept-4-ene-1,7-dioate hydratase, producing the protein MLDHSQILHAAAQLERAERSREQVRQFSLEHPGISIEDAYAIQRAWVAQKIRDGRKLVGHKIGLTSRAMQVSSNISEPDYGALLDDMFFDEGSDIPFERFIVPRVEVELAFVLGKPLKGPNVTLFDVLDATEWVIPALEIIDARIQQIDPQTQATRKVFDTISDNAANAGVVMGGRAVRPGDIDLRKVPAVLYRNGVIEESGVSAAVLNHPAKGVAWLANKLAPYDVTLEAGQIILGGSFTRPVAANPGDTFHVDYDMLGSIACRFV; encoded by the coding sequence ATGCTTGACCACAGCCAGATCCTGCACGCCGCCGCTCAGCTGGAGCGCGCCGAACGCAGCCGCGAACAGGTGCGGCAGTTCTCCCTGGAGCACCCGGGCATCAGCATTGAAGACGCCTACGCCATCCAGCGTGCCTGGGTTGCGCAAAAGATCCGCGACGGGCGCAAGCTGGTCGGCCACAAGATCGGCCTGACCTCGCGGGCCATGCAGGTGTCGTCGAACATCAGCGAGCCGGACTACGGTGCGCTGCTCGATGACATGTTCTTCGACGAAGGCAGCGACATCCCCTTCGAGCGCTTTATCGTGCCGCGGGTCGAAGTGGAGCTGGCGTTCGTCCTCGGCAAGCCGCTCAAGGGACCGAACGTGACCCTGTTCGATGTGCTCGACGCCACTGAATGGGTGATCCCGGCGCTGGAGATCATCGATGCACGCATCCAGCAGATCGACCCGCAGACCCAGGCCACCCGCAAGGTCTTCGACACCATCTCCGACAACGCCGCCAACGCCGGCGTGGTTATGGGCGGACGCGCGGTGCGCCCCGGCGATATCGACCTGCGTAAGGTGCCGGCGGTGCTCTACCGCAATGGCGTGATCGAAGAGTCCGGAGTCTCGGCGGCGGTGCTCAACCACCCGGCCAAGGGCGTCGCCTGGCTGGCCAACAAACTGGCGCCCTATGATGTCACCCTCGAAGCCGGGCAGATCATCCTCGGCGGCTCCTTCACCCGCCCGGTGGCGGCCAACCCCGGCGACACCTTCCATGTCGACTATGACATGCTCGGTTCGATCGCCTGCCGTTTCGTTTGA
- the feaR gene encoding transcriptional regulator FeaR, protein MSIHHASSPALERWNATMQNICGVYETELAFNPALFIGEISTWSRGGLALANLRTNAGLIRRKGLNSDRDNDQHCFLVSQRTGFSQITQNGVSIQLAPGEMLLMDAAGACEIMPFGLIEHASLSLSRAEVCKQLGGERHTFGKISQTRACGRMLHLLMDQLCKEQHAGEGEQGEGQALHSAFLSLLGSALEGSDELTAMPASLQGANLRSYVQKVIDDSLGQANLTPVSLANRLNISVRHLYRLFEEQDDSVCRYIQRARLKRSAADLANPVLQRESITTIAYKWGFTDSAHFSRSFKKQFEQSPKDYRASSLG, encoded by the coding sequence ATGAGTATCCATCACGCCAGCAGCCCTGCGCTGGAACGCTGGAACGCAACGATGCAGAACATCTGTGGGGTGTACGAGACGGAACTGGCGTTCAACCCCGCGCTGTTCATCGGTGAGATTTCCACCTGGTCGCGCGGCGGCCTGGCCCTGGCCAACCTGCGCACCAATGCCGGGCTGATCCGCCGCAAGGGCCTGAACAGCGACCGCGACAACGACCAGCACTGCTTTCTGGTCAGCCAGCGCACCGGCTTTTCGCAGATCACCCAGAACGGCGTCAGCATCCAGCTGGCACCCGGCGAGATGCTCCTGATGGACGCCGCCGGCGCCTGCGAGATCATGCCCTTCGGCCTGATCGAGCACGCCTCGCTGTCGTTGTCGCGGGCCGAGGTGTGCAAGCAACTGGGCGGCGAGCGCCACACCTTCGGCAAGATTTCCCAGACCCGTGCCTGCGGGCGCATGCTGCACCTGCTGATGGACCAGCTGTGCAAGGAGCAGCATGCCGGGGAAGGCGAGCAGGGCGAGGGCCAGGCCCTGCACAGTGCCTTTTTGTCATTGCTCGGTTCGGCCCTGGAAGGCAGCGATGAGCTCACGGCAATGCCGGCTTCATTGCAAGGCGCCAACCTGCGCAGTTATGTGCAGAAAGTCATCGACGACTCCCTCGGCCAGGCCAACCTGACCCCGGTCAGCCTCGCCAACCGCCTGAATATCTCGGTGCGCCACCTTTACCGCCTGTTCGAAGAGCAGGACGACAGTGTCTGCCGCTACATCCAGCGCGCGCGGCTCAAACGCAGCGCCGCCGACCTGGCCAACCCGGTGCTGCAGCGCGAATCGATCACCACCATTGCCTATAAATGGGGCTTCACCGACTCGGCGCACTTCAGCCGCTCGTTCAAGAAGCAGTTCGAACAATCGCCCAAGGACTACCGCGCCAGCAGCCTGGGCTGA
- a CDS encoding APC family permease: MSLNDTLSAHLHRGTVGFPTALASTIGLIMASPVILTATMGFGIGGSAFAVAMLIAVVMMLAQATTFAEAASILPTTGAVYDYINCGMGRFFAITGTLSAYLIVHVFAGTAETMLAGVMALVNFEHLNTLAESAGGSWLLGVGFVIVFAILNAFGVSVFGKAEIILTFGMWTTLMVFGVLGLVAAPAVELSGWFGVSLVGTDLMTILSLVGMAMFMFVGCEFVTPLAPDLRQSAKSMPRAMALGLLGVATCMFIYGAAMKRQVENVLLDAASGVHLLDTPMAIPRFAEQVMGDIGPLWLGIGFLFAGAATINTLMAGVPRILYGMAVDGALPKVFTYLHPRFKTPLLCILVAALIPCLHALWLGGNTDRIMHLVLAAVCAWSTAYLLVTLSVVILRIRRPDLPRAYRSPLFPLPQILSSVGIVLGMCFITPPGMDPADIYVPFGLMLGGTAVYALFWTLVVQKVNPFKPASVEEVLAREFAHQPGTAHGYCPAPTVAKAV; the protein is encoded by the coding sequence CCCACCGCCCTTGCCAGTACCATCGGCCTGATCATGGCAAGCCCGGTAATCCTCACCGCGACCATGGGCTTTGGTATCGGCGGCAGCGCCTTCGCCGTGGCCATGCTGATCGCCGTGGTGATGATGCTGGCGCAGGCGACCACCTTTGCCGAAGCGGCGTCGATCCTGCCGACCACCGGCGCGGTCTACGACTACATCAACTGCGGCATGGGCCGTTTTTTCGCGATTACCGGCACACTGTCGGCCTACCTGATCGTCCACGTCTTCGCCGGCACCGCCGAGACCATGCTGGCCGGGGTCATGGCCCTGGTGAACTTCGAACACCTCAACACCCTGGCCGAGTCGGCCGGTGGCTCATGGCTGCTGGGCGTGGGCTTCGTGATCGTCTTCGCCATCCTCAATGCCTTTGGTGTCAGTGTGTTCGGCAAGGCCGAGATCATCCTCACCTTCGGCATGTGGACCACCCTGATGGTCTTTGGCGTGCTGGGCCTGGTTGCCGCGCCGGCGGTGGAGCTTTCGGGCTGGTTCGGGGTGTCGCTGGTGGGCACGGACCTGATGACCATCCTTTCGCTGGTGGGCATGGCCATGTTCATGTTCGTCGGCTGCGAGTTCGTCACGCCGCTGGCTCCGGACTTGCGCCAGTCGGCCAAAAGCATGCCGCGGGCCATGGCCCTGGGCCTGCTGGGGGTGGCGACGTGCATGTTCATCTACGGCGCGGCGATGAAGCGCCAGGTCGAGAACGTGCTGCTCGATGCCGCCAGCGGCGTGCACCTGCTGGACACGCCCATGGCCATTCCGCGCTTTGCCGAACAAGTGATGGGCGATATCGGCCCGCTGTGGCTGGGCATCGGCTTTCTGTTTGCCGGTGCTGCGACCATCAACACGCTGATGGCCGGGGTGCCGCGGATTCTCTACGGCATGGCCGTCGACGGCGCCTTGCCCAAGGTTTTCACCTACCTGCACCCGCGCTTTAAAACGCCGCTGCTGTGTATCCTCGTTGCCGCGCTGATTCCGTGCCTGCATGCCTTGTGGCTGGGCGGCAATACCGACCGCATCATGCACCTGGTGCTGGCGGCGGTGTGTGCCTGGAGCACCGCCTACCTGCTGGTGACGCTGTCGGTGGTGATCCTGCGTATCCGCCGCCCGGACTTGCCACGGGCCTATCGCTCGCCGCTGTTTCCGTTGCCGCAGATCCTCTCCAGCGTCGGTATTGTCCTGGGCATGTGCTTCATCACCCCGCCCGGCATGGACCCGGCCGACATTTACGTGCCCTTTGGCCTGATGCTGGGCGGCACGGCGGTGTATGCGCTGTTCTGGACCCTGGTGGTGCAGAAGGTCAATCCGTTCAAGCCGGCCTCGGTAGAAGAGGTGCTGGCGCGCGAATTCGCTCACCAACCGGGGACTGCACATGGCTATTGCCCTGCGCCAACTGTGGCAAAGGCTGTCTGA
- a CDS encoding DUF3156 family protein — protein MAIALRQLWQRLSERAPAGYRPGLTLQRVQANLGLDSFVVLAPGQGCFDWAGQTVQVRERCEAHLLMHLVLTEFSLKLPASDQGNAHLELHHSGSLRRSGLRVRLRKGTPALQAQVQGRLQAQAALLQALMPLDFKRLRLQRHEGQWTLTLEHIGASEVVSRLPAFRRYIRLSPEQRQHLLAALQGLAALMAGL, from the coding sequence ATGGCTATTGCCCTGCGCCAACTGTGGCAAAGGCTGTCTGAACGGGCGCCGGCCGGCTATCGGCCGGGGCTGACCCTGCAGCGGGTGCAGGCCAACCTGGGGCTGGACAGTTTTGTCGTACTTGCTCCGGGGCAGGGCTGCTTCGACTGGGCCGGGCAGACGGTGCAGGTGCGCGAGCGCTGTGAGGCACACCTGCTGATGCACCTGGTGCTGACCGAGTTCAGCCTGAAACTGCCTGCCAGCGACCAGGGCAACGCCCACCTGGAGCTGCACCACAGCGGGTCGTTGCGGCGCAGCGGGCTGCGGGTGCGCCTGCGCAAGGGCACACCGGCGCTACAGGCTCAAGTGCAGGGTCGCCTACAGGCGCAGGCGGCCTTGCTGCAGGCGCTGATGCCCCTGGACTTCAAGCGCCTGCGGCTGCAAAGGCACGAGGGCCAGTGGACCCTGACCCTTGAACATATCGGCGCCAGCGAGGTGGTCAGCCGTCTGCCGGCCTTTCGTCGCTACATCCGCCTGAGCCCCGAGCAACGCCAGCACCTGCTGGCTGCGCTGCAAGGCCTCGCGGCGCTGATGGCCGGGCTCTGA
- a CDS encoding TetR/AcrR family transcriptional regulator, which produces MRSLTPSAQKICAIAVEQFAELGYDASSLNDIAAAAGMRKPSLYAHFAGKDDLFQVVYERALQTEHEYLEACFAEQVPASELPGQRFAERLNERYQASAHLRFMLRTAFFPPSELRPVICAGFEAYLARLGELFAQALRRFRPELDDQQQRLYGDAYLGIVDSLNVELIYAGAGAFARRLAALWWVFGESLRGASPLPQDW; this is translated from the coding sequence ATGAGAAGCCTGACGCCGTCGGCGCAAAAGATCTGCGCGATTGCCGTCGAACAGTTCGCCGAGCTGGGTTATGACGCGTCGTCGCTGAACGATATCGCCGCCGCCGCGGGCATGCGCAAGCCATCCTTGTATGCGCATTTCGCCGGCAAGGATGACCTGTTCCAGGTGGTCTACGAGCGAGCGTTGCAGACCGAACATGAGTACCTGGAGGCCTGCTTTGCCGAACAGGTGCCGGCCAGTGAACTGCCAGGGCAGCGCTTTGCCGAGCGTTTGAATGAGCGTTACCAGGCCTCGGCGCATCTGCGCTTCATGCTACGCACGGCGTTCTTCCCTCCGAGCGAATTACGGCCGGTGATCTGTGCCGGGTTCGAGGCGTACCTGGCGCGTTTGGGCGAGTTGTTTGCTCAGGCGTTGCGCCGTTTCAGGCCGGAGCTGGATGACCAGCAGCAGCGCTTGTATGGCGACGCGTACCTGGGGATTGTCGACAGTTTGAATGTCGAATTGATTTATGCGGGAGCGGGGGCTTTTGCGCGGCGCCTGGCGGCGCTTTGGTGGGTGTTTGGGGAAAGTCTTCGCGGGGCAAGCCCGCTCCCACAGGACTGGTAG